From a region of the Candidatus Blochmanniella camponoti genome:
- the nrdB gene encoding class Ia ribonucleoside-diphosphate reductase subunit beta has translation MIYTTFSQNKNNQLLEPMFLGQPVNIARFDQQKHSIFEKLIEKQLSFFWRPEEIDISKDRIDFQSLPDHEKHIFISNLKYQTLLDSIQGRSPNIALLPLISIPELEIWVETWSFFETIHSRSYTHIIRNIVNHPSLIFDDIISNKEILKRAKDISTYYDNLIELTSYYHILGPGIHQINNNTVAVNLHELKKKLYLCLISVNVLEAIRFYVSFACSFAFAERELMEGNAKIIRLIARDEALHLNATQHILNLMRSGSDDPEMADISTECQQESYALFLMAAEQEKNWANYLFKDGSMIGLNKDILCQYIEYITNIRMQAIGLGTPFNTKSNVIPWINSWLSSDNVQVAPQEVEASSYLVGQIDPNIDENEFHDFQL, from the coding sequence ATGATTTATACAACTTTTTCTCAAAATAAAAATAATCAACTGCTCGAACCGATGTTTTTAGGACAACCAGTAAATATCGCCCGATTTGATCAACAAAAACATTCCATTTTTGAAAAATTAATTGAAAAACAACTTTCGTTCTTTTGGCGTCCAGAAGAAATAGATATTTCTAAAGACCGTATAGATTTTCAATCATTACCAGACCATGAAAAACACATTTTTATTAGTAATTTAAAATACCAAACTTTATTAGATTCTATTCAAGGACGCAGTCCCAATATTGCATTACTACCATTAATTTCTATACCAGAACTGGAAATTTGGGTAGAAACTTGGTCATTTTTTGAAACCATCCACTCCCGTTCCTACACCCATATTATTCGCAATATTGTTAATCATCCATCTTTGATATTTGATGATATTATCAGCAACAAAGAAATTTTAAAACGTGCTAAAGATATTTCAACATACTATGATAATTTAATTGAATTAACCAGTTATTATCATATCTTAGGCCCCGGTATTCATCAAATCAATAATAACACTGTCGCAGTAAACTTACATGAACTTAAAAAGAAATTATACTTATGTTTGATTAGCGTTAACGTGCTAGAAGCTATTCGTTTTTATGTCAGCTTCGCCTGTTCTTTTGCATTTGCTGAAAGAGAACTCATGGAAGGTAATGCAAAAATTATACGACTTATAGCACGTGACGAAGCTTTGCATTTAAACGCTACCCAACATATTTTAAACTTAATGCGCTCTGGGTCAGATGATCCAGAAATGGCCGATATCAGTACAGAATGCCAACAAGAAAGTTATGCGCTATTTTTAATGGCTGCAGAACAAGAAAAAAATTGGGCTAATTATTTATTTAAAGATGGCTCTATGATAGGTTTAAACAAAGATATACTTTGTCAATACATTGAATATATTACCAACATACGTATGCAAGCAATCGGACTAGGAACACCCTTCAACACTAAATCTAACGTGATACCCTGGATTAATTCTTGGTTATCATCAGATAATGTTCAAGTAGCACCACAAGAAGTAGAAGCCAGTTCTTATTTAGTAGGTCAAATAGACCCCAATATTGACGAAAATGAATTTCATGACTTTCAATTGTAA
- the gyrA gene encoding DNA gyrase subunit A, with amino-acid sequence MNDFAKEITQINIEEELTHSYLDYAMSVIVGRALPDVRDGLKPVHRRILFAMQVLGNCWNRNYKKSARVVGDVIGKYHPHGDTAVYETIVRMAQPFLMRYALVDGQGNFGSVDGDPAAAMRYTEVRMSKIANELLLDLDKETVDYELNYDGTESIPGILPARIPNLLVNGSSGIAVGMATNIPPHNLSEVINGCLAFIDNEDITIEGLMKYIPGPDFPTAAIINDSGGLKEAYSTGRGKIYIRARSEIETDVKSGRESIVIYEIPYQVNKARLLEKIAELAKLKRIEGIYNLRDESDKDGMRIVVEIKRDAISEVILNNLYSLTSLQTSFGINMVALHQGQPKVMSLKDILSAFVCHRRAVVIRRVTFELKKARSRIHILEGLAIALFNIDSVIKLIRQSNSSEEASSVLISSSWNIGNVFDMKQRTSINLMKSEGSDLKNAVYNNQCYLTKNQVQAILDLKLHKLTTLEYEKILKEYSSLLEKIENLISILKDSKCLMKVIRQELLMIQEEYNDSRRTEISSNIENINVENLINQKDVVVTLSYQGYVKYQPLTDYEAQKRGGKGKLATRIKEEDFITRLLIANTHDTVLLFSNYGRIYWMKVYRLPAASRGSRGKPIINLLPLDVNERITAILPIQNYTTGHQVFMATSSGVVKKTPLTEFSRPRNVGIIALNLNDGDELIGADVTDGSNEVMLFTAYGKVVRFKETQVRSVGRSAIGVKGIHLLQGDRVVSLIIPKDKSSILTVTRNGFGKRTNQSEYPIKSRATQGVISIKVTERNGNVIGAVQVNQSDQIVMITDSGRLVRTRVSEVNIIRRNTQGVMLIRTACDECVVGLQCVVESVEN; translated from the coding sequence ATGAATGATTTTGCTAAAGAAATCACACAAATTAACATAGAAGAAGAATTAACGCATTCTTATTTAGATTATGCTATGTCAGTGATCGTTGGGCGTGCATTGCCAGATGTTCGAGATGGGTTAAAACCTGTGCATCGTCGTATATTGTTTGCCATGCAAGTACTTGGGAATTGTTGGAATAGAAATTATAAAAAATCAGCTAGAGTAGTAGGTGATGTTATTGGAAAATATCATCCTCATGGGGATACTGCAGTATATGAAACTATAGTGCGCATGGCACAACCTTTTTTAATGCGCTATGCTTTAGTAGATGGACAGGGTAATTTTGGCTCAGTAGATGGTGATCCAGCGGCGGCTATGCGTTATACTGAAGTACGTATGTCTAAAATAGCAAATGAATTATTGTTAGATTTAGACAAAGAAACAGTTGATTATGAACTTAATTATGATGGCACTGAAAGTATTCCAGGAATATTACCTGCTAGAATTCCAAATCTTTTGGTTAATGGTTCTTCTGGTATTGCTGTGGGAATGGCTACTAATATCCCTCCTCACAATCTTTCTGAGGTAATTAATGGATGTTTGGCGTTTATAGATAATGAGGATATTACTATTGAAGGATTAATGAAATATATTCCGGGCCCAGATTTTCCTACTGCTGCTATTATTAATGATAGTGGTGGTCTGAAAGAAGCATATAGCACTGGACGAGGTAAAATTTATATTCGCGCCCGATCGGAAATTGAAACTGATGTTAAAAGTGGTCGCGAATCTATCGTAATATATGAAATTCCTTATCAAGTTAATAAGGCTCGATTGTTAGAAAAGATCGCGGAATTAGCAAAATTAAAACGCATTGAAGGAATATATAATTTGCGTGATGAATCTGATAAGGATGGCATGCGAATAGTTGTTGAAATTAAACGTGATGCTATTAGTGAAGTAATTTTAAATAATTTATATTCTTTAACTTCGTTACAAACTTCATTCGGCATTAATATGGTGGCGTTACATCAAGGACAACCAAAAGTTATGTCATTAAAAGACATTTTATCTGCTTTTGTATGTCATCGTCGTGCAGTGGTAATACGTCGTGTTACTTTTGAATTAAAGAAAGCTCGTAGTCGTATTCATATTTTAGAGGGGTTAGCGATTGCATTATTTAACATTGATTCAGTTATTAAACTTATCCGTCAATCTAATAGTTCTGAGGAAGCTAGTTCTGTTTTAATATCTTCATCGTGGAATATAGGCAATGTTTTTGATATGAAACAGAGAACTTCTATTAATTTGATGAAATCTGAAGGGTCAGATTTAAAGAATGCTGTTTACAATAATCAATGTTATCTTACCAAGAATCAAGTACAAGCTATTTTAGATTTAAAATTACATAAACTTACTACTTTGGAGTATGAAAAAATATTAAAAGAATATAGCAGTTTATTAGAAAAAATAGAAAATTTAATCTCTATTTTAAAAGATTCTAAATGCCTTATGAAGGTAATTCGTCAAGAACTATTGATGATACAAGAAGAGTATAACGATTCTCGTCGTACTGAAATTAGTAGCAATATTGAAAATATTAATGTTGAAAATTTAATTAATCAAAAAGATGTAGTAGTAACTTTATCATATCAAGGTTATGTTAAGTATCAACCATTAACAGATTATGAGGCGCAAAAACGAGGAGGAAAAGGAAAGTTAGCAACGCGAATTAAGGAAGAAGATTTTATTACGCGATTACTAATAGCTAATACTCATGATACGGTTTTGTTATTTTCTAATTATGGGCGTATATATTGGATGAAAGTCTATCGATTACCTGCAGCTAGTCGTGGATCACGAGGTAAACCAATTATTAACCTTTTGCCATTAGATGTGAATGAACGAATTACTGCTATTTTACCAATTCAAAATTATACAACAGGACATCAAGTATTTATGGCGACTAGTAGTGGAGTTGTAAAAAAAACACCACTTACTGAGTTTAGTCGGCCACGTAATGTTGGTATTATTGCATTGAATCTTAATGATGGGGATGAATTAATTGGAGCTGATGTAACCGATGGCAGTAATGAGGTAATGTTGTTTACTGCTTACGGAAAAGTTGTGCGATTTAAAGAAACGCAGGTGCGAAGTGTAGGTCGCTCGGCGATCGGTGTGAAGGGTATTCATTTGTTACAAGGTGATCGCGTAGTATCTTTAATTATACCAAAAGATAAGAGTTCTATTCTTACTGTTACTCGAAATGGTTTCGGAAAACGTACTAATCAATCAGAATATCCAATTAAGTCTCGCGCGACTCAAGGTGTGATTTCTATTAAGGTTACTGAGCGAAATGGTAATGTAATTGGTGCTGTGCAAGTAAATCAATCTGATCAAATAGTAATGATCACTGACTCAGGCCGATTAGTGCGCACTCGTGTTTCTGAAGTTAATATTATTAGACGTAATACTCAAGGAGTTATGTTAATTCGTACAGCATGTGATGAATGTGTAGTTGGGCTACAGTGTGTTGTGGAATCAGTAGAGAATTAA
- the nrdA gene encoding class 1a ribonucleoside-diphosphate reductase subunit alpha — MNQTLLVTKRNGHHEPINLEKIHRVINWAAKGLEQVSVSQVELRSHIQFYNGIKTSDIQETIIKAAADLISEEEPDYQYLAARLAVFHLRKKAYGQFKPPKLYNHVLRLIKIGKYDQHLLDDYNAEEFNQMDSFIDHWRDMNFSYAAVKQLEGKYLVQNRVTGEIYESAQFLYILTAACLFSKYPKKTRMHYIQQFYNAISTFKISLATPIMSGVRTPTRQFSSCVLIECDDSLDSINATSSSIVKYVAQRAGIGINAGRIRALGSPIRNGEAFHTGCIPFYKHFQTAVKSCSQGGVRGGAATLFYPIWHLEIENLLVLKNNRGIDSNRIRHLDYGVQINKLMYQRLIEGKYITLFSPSDVPGLYEAFFNNQNEFEHLYNTYENDRNIRHRKIKAIELFSLMMQERASTGRIYIQHTDHCNTHSAFDSIAAPVRQSNLCLEITLPTKPLNNINDHNGEIALCTLSAFNLGNIENLDDLSELSTLIVRALDALLDYQHYPIPAAQRSAVRRRSLGIGVINYAYYLAKHGVRYSDGSANKLTHRTFEAIQYYLLRASNNLAQEKGSCEWFDDTSYSKGILPIDTYKTDLNSFINEPLHYNWEDLRVKIKKYGLRNSTLSALMPSETSSQISNATNGIEPPRGYISIKASKDGILRQVVPEFIKLKSDYELLWQIPDNRGYLQLVGIMQKFIDQSISTNTNYDPSRFPEHKVPMKQLLSDLLYAYRLGIKTLYYHNTRDGAQDVQKTLPHNQSNICTSDACTI, encoded by the coding sequence ATGAACCAAACTCTACTAGTTACTAAACGAAACGGTCATCACGAACCTATTAATCTTGAAAAAATTCACCGAGTTATTAATTGGGCCGCCAAAGGCTTAGAGCAAGTCTCTGTTTCACAAGTAGAATTGCGTTCCCACATACAATTTTATAATGGAATAAAAACTTCCGATATTCAAGAAACAATCATAAAAGCAGCAGCAGACTTGATTTCTGAAGAAGAACCAGACTATCAATATTTAGCAGCACGTTTAGCGGTATTTCATTTACGTAAAAAAGCTTATGGTCAATTTAAACCACCAAAACTGTATAATCATGTGTTACGATTAATAAAAATTGGGAAATACGATCAACATTTGCTAGATGATTACAATGCGGAAGAGTTTAATCAAATGGATTCATTTATTGATCATTGGCGGGACATGAATTTTTCATATGCTGCTGTAAAACAATTAGAAGGTAAATACTTAGTACAAAATAGAGTAACCGGAGAGATTTATGAAAGTGCTCAGTTTTTATATATACTAACTGCGGCCTGTTTATTTTCTAAATATCCCAAAAAAACTCGAATGCATTACATTCAACAATTTTACAATGCGATATCAACTTTTAAAATTTCTTTAGCAACACCTATTATGTCTGGAGTACGTACACCAACACGCCAATTTAGTTCCTGTGTATTAATCGAATGTGATGATAGTCTTGATTCTATCAATGCAACATCCAGTTCTATTGTAAAATACGTCGCGCAACGCGCTGGAATAGGTATTAACGCTGGACGCATTAGAGCATTAGGTAGTCCAATACGTAACGGAGAAGCATTCCACACCGGATGTATCCCATTCTATAAACATTTTCAAACAGCAGTAAAATCATGCTCTCAGGGAGGCGTACGTGGAGGAGCGGCCACACTATTTTATCCTATTTGGCATTTAGAAATAGAAAATCTACTTGTTTTAAAAAATAATCGTGGCATCGATTCTAATCGAATACGTCATTTAGATTATGGGGTACAAATCAATAAATTAATGTACCAACGTCTTATTGAAGGAAAATATATTACACTATTTAGTCCATCTGATGTGCCAGGATTATATGAAGCTTTTTTTAATAATCAAAATGAATTCGAACACTTATATAACACATATGAAAATGATCGTAATATTAGACATCGAAAAATTAAAGCAATAGAATTGTTTTCTTTGATGATGCAAGAGCGAGCTTCTACCGGAAGAATCTATATTCAACATACAGATCACTGTAATACTCATAGTGCTTTTGATAGTATTGCCGCTCCAGTTCGTCAATCCAATTTATGCTTGGAAATCACTTTACCAACCAAACCTTTAAATAACATTAATGACCATAATGGTGAAATTGCTTTATGTACACTATCTGCTTTCAATCTTGGTAACATTGAAAATCTTGATGACTTATCTGAACTTTCTACTTTAATAGTACGAGCTCTTGACGCTCTATTAGATTATCAACATTATCCTATTCCTGCTGCGCAACGTAGTGCTGTAAGAAGACGCTCTTTAGGAATTGGAGTAATTAATTATGCTTATTATCTTGCTAAACACGGGGTACGCTATTCAGATGGTAGTGCTAATAAACTAACACATCGTACTTTCGAAGCTATTCAATACTATTTATTAAGAGCTTCTAACAATTTGGCTCAAGAAAAAGGATCTTGCGAGTGGTTCGATGATACTTCATATTCAAAAGGAATCTTGCCTATTGATACATACAAAACAGACCTGAATTCATTTATTAATGAACCATTACATTATAACTGGGAAGATTTACGTGTTAAGATTAAAAAATATGGATTACGAAATTCTACATTATCTGCATTAATGCCATCAGAAACTTCGTCACAAATTTCTAATGCTACTAATGGCATAGAACCTCCCAGAGGTTACATTAGCATAAAAGCTTCAAAAGACGGAATCTTGCGTCAAGTAGTACCTGAATTTATTAAACTAAAATCTGATTATGAATTATTATGGCAAATACCGGACAATCGGGGATATCTACAATTAGTAGGAATTATGCAAAAATTCATTGACCAATCCATTTCAACTAATACTAATTACGATCCCTCTCGATTTCCAGAACACAAAGTGCCTATGAAACAGCTACTTTCAGATTTGTTATACGCATATAGACTTGGTATTAAAACATTATACTATCATAACACCCGTGATGGAGCTCAGGATGTACAAAAAACACTACCACATAACCAATCAAATATTTGTACAAGTGATGCTTGTACAATTTAA
- a CDS encoding D-alanine--D-alanine ligase family protein, which yields MSKLCIGIICGGRSLEHEISLKSAMCIAQVIDKFRFEAMILWIDKKGCWHLKDINFNDLSYHKNDNISILLQNCPHPFKLHTKNINILLKFDVIFPLVHGTLGEDGALQGLLCMMNLPFVGSNILSSSVGMDKDVSKCLLRDAGLSVVPFRTVLAQDQHNIDFDYFVSIFGLPLFVKPSNQGSSIGVSKVTKCEDFNLALIKAFSFSNKILIEPAIIGRELECAVLGNDNPKISVCGEVILSDNNFYTYYDKYVERKAQIMIPALINDAISDDIRHIALRAFQVLNCSGMARVDVFLNLDNKIFINEINTLPGFTCDSMYPKLWEVSGLNFQALITKLVELALDLHDKNNYFYHVDGAVFKYFRHERI from the coding sequence ATGTCTAAATTATGCATTGGTATTATTTGCGGGGGTCGTTCTTTAGAACACGAGATTTCATTGAAATCAGCTATGTGTATTGCACAGGTTATTGATAAATTTCGTTTTGAGGCCATGATTTTATGGATAGATAAAAAAGGATGTTGGCATTTGAAAGATATCAATTTTAATGATTTATCGTATCATAAAAATGATAACATTTCTATTTTGTTACAAAACTGTCCTCATCCATTTAAATTGCATACTAAAAATATAAATATTTTATTAAAATTTGATGTTATTTTCCCTTTAGTCCATGGAACACTAGGAGAAGATGGTGCTTTGCAAGGTTTATTGTGTATGATGAATTTGCCATTTGTTGGGTCTAATATTTTAAGTTCATCTGTAGGGATGGATAAAGATGTGTCTAAATGTTTGTTGCGTGACGCGGGTTTATCCGTGGTACCATTTAGAACTGTTTTAGCTCAGGACCAGCATAATATAGATTTTGATTATTTTGTTTCTATCTTTGGATTACCTTTGTTTGTGAAGCCATCAAATCAAGGATCATCGATAGGAGTATCGAAAGTTACTAAATGCGAAGATTTTAACTTAGCTTTAATCAAGGCTTTCTCTTTTAGTAATAAAATATTAATAGAACCAGCTATTATTGGAAGAGAATTGGAATGCGCGGTATTGGGTAATGATAATCCAAAAATTAGTGTGTGTGGCGAAGTTATATTATCAGATAATAATTTTTATACTTATTATGATAAATATGTGGAACGTAAAGCACAGATCATGATACCTGCTTTGATTAATGATGCAATAAGTGATGATATTCGTCATATTGCTTTACGTGCATTTCAAGTGTTAAATTGTTCTGGAATGGCGCGGGTAGATGTTTTTTTAAATTTGGATAATAAAATTTTTATTAATGAAATTAATACGTTACCTGGCTTTACTTGCGATAGTATGTATCCTAAATTGTGGGAGGTAAGTGGATTAAATTTTCAAGCGCTAATTACGAAATTGGTAGAATTAGCGCTAGATCTACATGATAAAAATAATTATTTTTATCATGTAGACGGTGCTGTATTTAAATATTTTCGGCATGAGAGGATTTGA
- the yfaE gene encoding class I ribonucleotide reductase maintenance protein YfaE, translating to MNFMTFNCKIFFFQKKYLNIQFAHNNRTYRSLLEALEMHHIPSLNYQCRSGYCGSCRALLIKGKVQYCIEPLGYIHSNEILICCCVPIEHIILKLL from the coding sequence ATGAATTTCATGACTTTCAATTGTAAAATATTTTTTTTTCAAAAAAAATATTTAAATATACAATTTGCGCATAATAACAGAACATATCGTTCCTTATTGGAAGCATTGGAAATGCATCATATACCATCATTAAATTATCAATGTCGATCAGGTTACTGTGGAAGTTGCCGTGCCTTATTAATAAAAGGAAAAGTGCAATATTGCATAGAACCTTTAGGTTATATTCATTCTAATGAAATTTTGATATGCTGCTGTGTTCCTATAGAACATATTATATTAAAACTACTGTAA
- the rplY gene encoding 50S ribosomal protein L25, giving the protein MLTIKANLRIYHKKGATRRLRKQNKCPAIIYNRGQEPSVSIILNQNDILHPEAVIQLYKNNVILLFIENQQPITVKVQELQYHPFKPKLMHIDFARV; this is encoded by the coding sequence ATGTTAACAATTAAAGCTAATTTACGTATTTATCACAAAAAAGGCGCAACAAGACGGTTACGTAAACAAAACAAATGTCCAGCTATTATCTACAATAGAGGCCAGGAACCAAGCGTATCCATTATATTGAATCAAAATGATATCTTACATCCTGAAGCTGTAATACAATTATACAAAAATAATGTTATTCTATTGTTTATTGAAAATCAACAACCTATTACAGTTAAAGTGCAAGAACTACAATATCATCCTTTTAAGCCCAAATTAATGCATATTGATTTTGCACGTGTTTAA
- a CDS encoding porin, giving the protein MKLRCFTSLVATMVMASTAGASEIYNKDGNILDMFGSLVGGHYFSKDNTKNGDNSFVRYGFSGTTYINDKIVGFGMWEHEISLKNTEGTIINNNDKVLLGYAGIKFGNLGSIDYGRNYGVLYDVGAWTDVTPGFGGDILFVDNFLSNRSSNVITYRNKNFFGFMNGLDFALQYQGKNDVNKATGRTLKTANGEGYGVSASYSLDNGFAASVAYTNNKRILEQTGLDSNLCCNDNAEAYSLGIKYDGNGMYVAATYGETYNMTPFGSFCDNLNPEYIYGFVNKAKNIELVAQYQFNFGLRPSVSYLYSKANDAENDGYSNFLKKCVTVGTSYVFNKNICTTVDYRINLLHKDSFTSASQICTDNVIALGVAYAF; this is encoded by the coding sequence ATGAAATTACGGTGTTTTACTAGCCTGGTCGCAACTATGGTTATGGCAAGCACTGCCGGGGCTTCTGAAATTTACAATAAAGATGGAAATATATTAGATATGTTTGGTAGTCTTGTTGGAGGTCATTATTTTTCTAAAGATAATACTAAAAATGGGGATAATTCGTTTGTAAGATATGGTTTTTCTGGAACAACATATATTAATGACAAAATTGTTGGTTTTGGTATGTGGGAGCATGAAATTTCCCTAAAAAATACTGAAGGAACCATCATAAATAATAATGATAAGGTGTTGCTTGGCTATGCAGGAATAAAATTTGGAAATTTAGGAAGCATTGATTATGGAAGAAATTATGGAGTATTGTATGATGTGGGAGCATGGACAGATGTAACGCCAGGATTTGGAGGAGATATATTGTTTGTAGATAATTTTTTATCTAATCGTAGTTCGAATGTGATTACATATCGTAATAAAAATTTTTTTGGTTTCATGAATGGATTGGATTTTGCCTTACAATATCAAGGTAAAAATGATGTGAACAAAGCAACGGGTCGTACTTTAAAAACGGCTAACGGAGAAGGATACGGGGTGTCCGCATCTTACTCATTGGATAATGGGTTTGCTGCGTCCGTGGCTTACACTAATAATAAACGTATCCTTGAACAAACTGGTTTAGATAGTAATCTGTGTTGCAATGATAATGCTGAAGCGTATTCTTTGGGCATAAAATATGATGGAAACGGTATGTATGTAGCAGCTACTTATGGAGAGACTTATAATATGACTCCATTTGGTAGTTTTTGTGATAATCTTAATCCAGAATATATTTATGGGTTTGTTAATAAAGCTAAAAATATTGAATTAGTGGCTCAATATCAATTTAATTTTGGTTTACGTCCTTCTGTATCTTATTTGTATTCAAAAGCTAATGATGCGGAAAATGATGGTTACAGCAATTTCTTAAAAAAATGTGTTACAGTTGGAACAAGTTATGTTTTTAATAAAAATATTTGTACTACTGTGGATTATAGAATCAATTTATTACATAAAGATAGTTTTACCAGTGCATCTCAGATTTGTACCGATAATGTTATTGCATTGGGCGTAGCTTACGCATTTTAA
- the ubiG gene encoding bifunctional 2-polyprenyl-6-hydroxyphenol methylase/3-demethylubiquinol 3-O-methyltransferase UbiG yields the protein MKDIIVDELTKNQKNMNKKEISKFKTSTSQWWGPFNTFKPLHHINSTRFNYIIEHSNGLFGKKILDIGCGGGILSESMAQAGAKVVGLDINASALEVAKSHALHQGLNIHYIQETIENHALNHANHYDVVTCMEVLEHVPCPSSIVHACSTMIKIDGSVFFSTLNRTFKSWLFVVIGAEYIFRIIPKGTHNFNKFITPSELLEWIDSTILEEQNITGLCYNPCTNKCALIRNLNTNYILHAKLKNNRTI from the coding sequence ATGAAAGACATAATTGTTGATGAACTTACAAAAAATCAAAAGAATATGAATAAAAAAGAAATCAGTAAATTCAAAACATCCACATCTCAATGGTGGGGTCCTTTTAATACATTTAAACCATTGCATCACATTAATTCAACACGCTTTAATTATATTATTGAGCACAGTAATGGACTATTTGGCAAAAAAATATTAGATATTGGCTGCGGTGGAGGTATTTTGTCAGAAAGTATGGCGCAAGCAGGCGCAAAAGTTGTTGGGTTAGATATCAATGCTTCTGCTTTAGAAGTTGCAAAATCACATGCCTTACATCAAGGTTTAAATATTCATTACATACAAGAAACAATAGAAAACCATGCCTTAAACCATGCTAATCACTACGACGTAGTAACCTGTATGGAAGTTTTAGAACATGTACCGTGTCCTTCATCAATCGTTCATGCTTGCTCTACCATGATTAAGATAGACGGATCAGTATTTTTTTCCACATTAAATCGTACATTTAAATCATGGCTGTTCGTTGTAATAGGCGCTGAATATATTTTTCGCATTATTCCAAAAGGCACTCATAATTTTAATAAATTTATTACCCCATCTGAATTACTAGAATGGATTGACTCTACCATTTTAGAAGAACAAAACATCACCGGATTATGCTATAATCCCTGCACGAATAAATGCGCCTTAATACGTAACCTTAACACAAACTATATCTTACATGCTAAACTAAAAAATAATCGCACTATATAA